The proteins below are encoded in one region of Apodemus sylvaticus chromosome 13, mApoSyl1.1, whole genome shotgun sequence:
- the LOC127664063 gene encoding interferon-inducible GTPase 1-like isoform X1 — protein sequence MGQLFSSPKNEHQDLASSFTEYFKKFKTGNKIISQEIITSVELSMTKGNIQGANSAIRDALKEIDSTPLNVAVTGESGSGKSSFINALRGIGHEEKGAAETGVVETTMERQPYNHPNMPNVVFWDLPGIGTTNFPPKTYLEKMKFYEYDFFIIISATRFKKNDIDLAKAISMMKKEFYFVRTKVDSDLRNEEECKPRTFDREKVLQDIRFNCVKNFRENDMNEPPIFLISNRNFSDYDFPIMMDKLISDLPVYKRHNFMLSLPNITDSAIEKKQQFLKQKIWLEAFAADLLSIIPSLTFILDSDLEILEKSMKSYRTVFGVDDESLQSLAMDWKMPMDQVEDMLKSPKVFKLTDEETVQERLSRYYKEYCLANGYLVSKNLYLREIFYLKFYFLDMVTKDSKTLLKEICLRNKLVPN from the coding sequence ATGGGTCAGCTGTTCTCTTCGCCTAAGAATGAGCACCAAGATTTGGCCTCCAGCtttactgaatattttaagaaatttaagacGGGAAACAAAATCATTTCTCAGGAAATCATCACTTCAGTTGAATTAAGCATGACAAAAGGGAACATTCAGGGGGCAAACTCTGCAATCAGAGATGCATTAAAAGAAATCGATAGTACCCCGCTCAATGTTGCTGTCACTGGGGAGTCTGGATCAGGGAAGTCCAGCTTCATCAATGCCCTGAGAGGCATTGGGCATGAAGAGAAAGGTGCAGCTGAAACTGGGGTGGTGGAGACAACCATGGAGAGACAACCATACAATCACCCCAATATGCCCAATGTGGTTTTTTGGGACCTGCCTGGGATTGGAACCACAAATTTCCCACCAAAAACTTACCTGGAGAAAATGAAGTTCTATGAGTATGACTTCTTCATTATTATTTCGGCCACGCGCTTTAAGAAAAATGATATAGACCTCGCCAAAGCAATCAGCATGATGAAGAAGGAATTCTACTTCGTGAGAACTAAGGTGGACTCTGACTTAAGGAACGAAGAGGAATGCAAACCTCGAACCTTTGACAGAGAAAAAGTCCTGCAGGACATCCGCTTTAACTGTGTAAAGAACTTTAGGGAAAATGACATGAATGAGCCGCCAATCTTCTTGATCTCTAATAGAAATTTTTCTGACTATGATTTCCCAATCATGATGGACAAGCTGATAAGTGACCTCCCTGTATACAAGCGACACAATTTTATGCTCTCCTTACCCAATATTACAGATTCAGCCATTGAAAAGAAGCAGCAATTTCTGAAACAGAAGATTTGGCTGGAAGCCTTTGCAGCTGACCTACTGAGTATCATCCCTTCACTGACCTTCATCTTGGACAGTGACTTGGAGATTCTAGAGAAAAGCATGAAGTCCTACCGCACTGTGTTTGGAGTGGATGACGAATCTTTGCAGAGTTTGGCTATGGACTGGAAAATGCCAATGGATCAGGTGGAAGACATGTTGAAATCTCCAAAGGTGTTCAAacttacagatgaagaaacagtACAAGAAAGGCTTTCAAGATATTATAAGGAGTACTGTTTGGCTAATGGGTATTTAGTTTCCAAAAATCTTTATCTTAGAGAAATATTTTACctgaaattttatttccttgacATGGTGACTAAGGACTctaaaactcttctcaaagaGATATGTT